In Rhododendron vialii isolate Sample 1 chromosome 9a, ASM3025357v1, the following are encoded in one genomic region:
- the LOC131301139 gene encoding F-box protein SKIP2-like, which produces MTRRIGTKNCTDVRSELLFALETEEGIMGNHDYISELPDECLAYVFKFLGSGDRKNASLVSKQMLKVERQSRRRLTLSAAQSDLLPSLLSPFDAVTELVIRCHRSSIIDADDMLILIGKHRGNNSIEELVLTGVNVSCIGLESVARNFPKLERLTLCGRSKTRIGDAEISCVASNCVGLKKLCIKGCPVTDQGIKAFALGCPNLVEIKVKKCKGVTSEVVHWLLVRRGSLVVNLDVGEIGVGGLELDSESDGSDGGGIQENGVDIPPMVLSRQVSEWWPPVFRSCTLS; this is translated from the coding sequence ATGACGAGGAGAATCGGAACTAAAAATTGTACCGACGTCCGATCGGAGCTCCTGTTTGCGCTGGAGACGGAGGAGGGTATTATGGGCAACCACGACTATATCTCCGAACTTCCCGACGAGTGCTTGGCTTATGTTTTCAAATTCCTCGGCTCCGGCGACAGGAAAAACGCCTCCCTTGTCTCCAAACAGATGCTGAAAGTCGAGAGACAGAGCCGCCGTCGGCTGACTCTCAGCGCTGCCCAATCGGACCTCCTCCCCTCCCTGCTCTCCCCCTTCGACGCCGTCACCGAGCTCGTCATCCGATGCCACCGCAGCTCCATCATCGACGCCGACGACATGCTGATTCTGATCGGTAAGCACCGTGGTAATAACAGTATTGAGGAACTAGTCCTAACTGGTGTGAATGTGAGTTGTATCGGCCTCGAATCAGTGGCTAGGAATTTCCCAAAATTGGAGCGGTTGACTTTATGTGGGAGAAGTAAGACGAGGATTGGGGATGCAGAAATCTCGTGTGTTGCTTCGAATTGTGTGGGGTTAAAGAAGCTGTGTATCAAAGGGTGTCCCGTAACGGATCAGGGGATTAAAGCTTTTGCATTGGGGTGTCCTAATTTGGTGGAAATCAAGGTTAAAAAGTGCAAGGGAGTGACGAGTGAGGTTGTACATTGGTTGCTGGTAAGGAGGGGATCGTTGGTGGTGAATTTGGATGtgggtgagattggagttggTGGGTTGGAGTTGGATTCTGAAAGTGAtggaagtgatggtggtggtataCAAGAAAATGGTGTGGACATTCCACCAATGGTGCTGAGCCGCCAAGTCAGTGAATGGTGGCCGCCAGTTTTCAGGAGCTGCACATTATCCTGA